A single genomic interval of Octopus bimaculoides isolate UCB-OBI-ISO-001 chromosome 10, ASM119413v2, whole genome shotgun sequence harbors:
- the LOC106877848 gene encoding uncharacterized protein LOC106877848: MKEEAKILKATRTKSVDYWGYGIELTIQATVEDLNRIDEEIALPDDQKLRVKAEGRPPTCFACGEKGHMKARCPQREPTEKQEDTNQVVQTETEENTTEEGFTVVERKRRRGGRTNSPPEKQKKKKEEEEKEAVTRGKADEEVTEKEREKTTTKQGGLQEEGTTIMTPVSPAKEEDSRVETSDDEWDKWYGVREGNTSVTEEEGKKSRRWKNKLEFCNLLKK, translated from the coding sequence ATGAAGGAAGAGGCCAAGATATTGAAGGCCACAAGAACAAAGAGTGTGGATTATTGGGGATATGGAATCGAACTGACTATCCAGGCAACAGTGGAAGACCTTAATAGAATTGATGAGGAGATAGCGCTACCTGACGACCAAAAATTAAGAGTGAAAGCGGAGGGCAGGCCGCctacatgttttgcatgtggcgAGAAAGGCCACATGAAGGCGAGATGCCCGCAGAGGGAACCAACAGAAAAACAGGAAGACACGAACCAGGTagtacagacagagacagaagaaaaTACAACGGAGGAGGGATTTACGGTAGTGGAAAGAAAACGAAGGAGGGGTGGAAGAACAAACTCACCaccagagaaacagaaaaagaagaaagaagaagaggaaaaggaagctGTAACCAGAGGGAAGGCAGACGAAGAGGtgacggagaaagaaagagagaagacaacTACTAAACAGGGGGGTTTACAAGAGGAGGGAACAACGATAATGACGCCGGTTTCCCCAGCGAAGGAAGAGGATTCGAGAGTTGAAACATCTGACGATGAATGGGATAAATGGTATGGAGTTCGAGAAGGAAATACATCAGTAacagaagaagaagggaaaaaatcAAGAAGATGGAAAAACAAATTGGAATTTTGTAACTTACTCAAAAAatga